In the Drosophila willistoni isolate 14030-0811.24 chromosome 3R, UCI_dwil_1.1, whole genome shotgun sequence genome, CGAATATATCTCGCCGTCACTACGCAATATTGGCTTGAACACAGTCCTAGGCATATTCTATTGTCTGGGACTGATAAGTGCATCTTGGCAGGCAAGATTTGTGGGTGACTGGCGCGGCTACATGATGTGGACGGCGTTTCCTTCTCTGCTGGTGACAAGTTTTTATTTCCTCATACAGGAGAGTGCCCAGTGGCTAATCACCCGGAATGACATCGATGGAGCCATTTCCAGATTACAAAGAGTGGCCAAATTCAATAAGCGTCAAGTCAGTCAAACGGATTTTGATGATTTTCGTAAACATTGTTCTAAAAGTTCAGAAAGTACTAAGTCCAAGGAGGTTGCACATAAACTACCAGGACTTTTAGATGCACTGAAGACACCTCGTTTGCGGAAAACGGTAATCGAAGTCCTCATTCTTTTGTAAGGCTCCAAATGCTTAAATTCCTTGACACAAATATAGCTTACATTCTCTTTATTTGCCCCGCAGTATGATCATAACAGTTTGTTACAATACGATGGCTCGGAATGTGGAGGGCGTCGGAATTTCACCCTTCATCATGTTCACGCTGAATGCTTTGACTCTGCCACCGTCGGGACTGATGCAGGCTCAACTTCAGGAACGATTCGGACGCAAATTTACTCTTGTGAGCTCTGTTCTTGTCACTGGACTCTTTGTAGCCGCCTATGGAATAGTTCTGACCATCTGGAAGCAGCCCAGTATCACACTGCTGGTTTCTTTAATGCTGACCTCCCGCTTTGGAATTTCCGTTGCCACCGGAGCCACCATGCAGTTCTGCACTGAACTTATACCCACCTGTGTGAGATCGCAAGTATTGGCAGTGGGCACAATAGCTGGAGCAGCAGCATCCTTCCTATCGCCGTACATTCAATATTTGGATACGTATAGTAAGGCTGGTCCGGCAATTATACTTTTCCTGCTCTTCATTGTCTGCACGTGGCTCTGCTTGCGTTTACCTGAGACATCAAACAAAAAGCTGCCCATATCGCTGGCCGATGGGGAGCAGTTTGGCGTAGGAGAGCGATTGTTTGACTTCTTGAGGAGGAAAAGAGGCAGTGAAGTCGACAAAATCGATGCAAGTGGCGAGACACAAGAGAAACTAATGCCTGAATAAATGACAAATGAGACACAGAAAATTGTGCCAAATTGTACTCTCTACAACATGAGATCCTGAATGTGGTTCAGATTTTATCAATAAGAACAATCTAACTAATTAATATGTGTATAAATGCAAACACAGTATTTTTGGCTCGTTGTGTCTGTGGATTCTATCATTAAAGTTAATCTAAGTTTATAATGAGAGCGTGTGTTGATTAGATAACCTGGCTATAAACCACTTATGTTTGGGGAAATCTTTCATAGACAAAAGATTTTCTGTAGTGTTCCGTCTAGTTGTTTAAATGATAGTTATGTTTCCCTTTGTGTAAGTTATATTTACGTTCTATTTATACTTAAGTATCTTATTAGATTGAACTTCttccaaatttatatatgtacatacaattaCTTCTAATTATCGCTGATTTTGCTGAATTTGCTGGAGTGAAAATCTGCATTTTTAATGTCAGAAATATATGTGAGAATGTTTAGAGAAATTTAATAAAACCCCCAATGTTGTTTGTATGTCCAGATGATTATGTTGTTCTTATAGTCTACATAAATATGACATGAAGAATATAAAGATAAGTTTTACAACAGTCAGAACGTAGCATAATACACTCATAAGTATTCACGAGAAGTAGTAGCTGGCATTGTGAGCTCGGCAGTAGAAAAGAACAGACGCCATGTCAAAGAATGTAGATTTCGATGTGATACTAGCCAAGTGTGGGGATAATCATCGCTACCAATACTTATTGCTGGGACTCTACGGCTACATAACATTTGTCACTTCGAGGCATTTCTTCTCCCAGAATATTATCGGTTTCATACCCGATCATTGGTGCCATCATGAAGAGCTGGAAAATCGTACTCACAATTTATGGATCCTTCGTGTACCCGTCTCGATGCCATAGATTTAGTTAGTGGCAATGTGACTATTAGTGATAAGAAATGTGAACGCTGGATTTATGATTATGATTTCGATTTCGTTAGCATTAATGCCGAGGTGAGTCTATCAATCTATTTGGATTCTGTCTACAAGACTATCTCTCCCTTAAATTATAGTTCAATTGGGTCTGTGATGCAGCTCTCAAGGGAAGAGTGCGGCAGAGTCTATTCTTTGTGGGCTCGATGATTGGCACATTTATCTTCGGGTTATTAGGCGACCGTATAGGGCGTGTTAAAACATTGATTTTGGCTAATTGGTGTGGCTTCTTGGGTGATTTCGCCACAATTTTTGCCCAGGATTTGGCCACATACTCAGCATTTCGCTTTATTTCTGGACTTGCGGCAGAGGCTAACTTATATCTAATGTATTTATCAGGTACAAATAATCGAAATAAGAAAACAACACAAGTTTTTCCCATTAGAAATCTTCTTTAACTTCTCTTTCCTCAGTTCTCGAATATGTCTCGCCGTCGCTACGTAATGTTGGCCCCAATACAGTAATGGGTATATGCTTCTGCCTGGGACTGATAAGTACATCTTGGCAGGCAAGATTTGTGGACGACTGGCGAAGCTACATGATGTGGATGGCTTTTCCCTCTCTTCTGGTTACGATCTTTTATTTCCTGATACAGGAGAGTGCCCAGTGGCTAATCACCCGGAATGACATTGATGGAGCCATATCAAGACTGCAGGAAGTGGCAAAATTTAATAGGCAACAAGTCAGTGAAGAGGATTTTAATGATTTTCGTAAACATTGTTTAATAACTTCGGGGGATCCTGTTCAAAGAAGTACGAATACTACTGAGTCTAAAGAAGTACTTCATAACCAAACAGGATTATTAGATGCCCTGAAGACACCTCGTTTGAGAAAAATGGTAATCGAAGTCCTTATTCTTTAGTAAGTCTGTAAATTCTGATGTGAATCAAAAAAACTTatggttttttatttatttattcatccAGCATGATAATAACAGTTTGCTTCAACACGATGGCTCGCAATGTGGAGGGCGTCGGAATTTCACCCTTCATTATGTTCACGCTGAATGCTTTGACTCTGCCACCGTCGGCACTGATGCAGGCTCAACTTCAGGAACGATTCGGACGCAAATTTACTCTTGTGAGCTCTGTTCTTGTCACTGGACTCTTTGTAGCCGCCTATGGAATAGTTCTGACCATCTGGAAGCAGCCCAGTATCACACTGCTGGTTTCTTTAATGCTGACCTCCCGCTTTGGAATTTCCGTTGCCACCGGAGCCACCATGCAGTTCTGCACTGAACTTATACCCACCTGTGTGAGATCGCAAGTATTGGCAGTGGGAACAATAGCTGGAGCAGCAGCATCCTTCCTATCGCCGTACATTCAATATTTGGATACGTATAGTAAGGCTGATCCGGCAATTATACTTTTCCTGCTCTTCATTGTCTGCACGTGGCTCTGCTTGCGTTTACCTGAGACATCAAACAAAAAGCTACCCATATCGCTGGCCGATGGGGAGCAGTTTGGCGTAGGAGAGCGAATGTTTGACTTCttgaggaggaggagaaggagtGAAGTCGACAAAATCGATGCAAGTGGCGAGACACAGGAGAAACTAATGCCTGAATAAATGACAAATGAGACACAGAAAATTGTGCCAATTACTCTCTACAACATGAGATCCTGAATGTGGTTCAGATTTGATCAATTAGATTATTCTAACTAATTAATATGTGTATAAATGCAAACAAAGTATTTTTGGCTCGTTGTATCTGTGGATTCTATCATTAAAGTTAATCTAAGTTTATAATGAGAGCGTGTGTTGATTAGATAACCTGGATATAAGCCACTTATGTTTGGGGAAATCTTTCTTAGACAAGACATTTCTACTGCCTATGTGATTAATGTGTGCAGTTCAAGGAGGCCTCATCAAGGCTATGCCTTTCCCCTTAATCCTGAATACCAATTCTAAGAGCTGCTTCtcaaaaatttgcattaatGCAGTTTCtcttttactctttttttATGCATTCTAGAATTCCATCTGGCCGATCCCGAGctgaaataaatatatttattatattattatttatatttataattttgctTCTTAAGAGGCTCCAAATGTACTCACTCTCGTTCACTGCATAATTTacataataaattcattttattcttcatttatttcatccccaaattctgaaaaaaattattcgttatccacaatcgtttccGTTTAGGTATTTTGTCATTGTGTCAAGGAATTCGTCTGTAATAAGTTATTCATTTTCAAATCTGAAATCCCGATTGCTTAATCGATTACTTTTTAAGCCATTTTTGAATCGAGTGTCAGTGAAACATTCGATTGTTCGATATTCATTACGTAACGTAACGTAAGagattaaaatatatttcgcTAGATGGCGACGCTATAGTTTCCTTCAAAAGAAACGGTTTGATTTGATGTAACATTTGAAGAGTACAAAGTTCAGACAAATTAATTTACtagttttatttaaagtaCTTTCTATATGAACAATATAATTCGTCCTTTTCTAACATGTTTTCCGTCAggcacaaaaatatatttaagatATTGAATGGAAACTTATATGTCTAGACTCTAGACTCTAGAATTGTTCTGAATAATACAACTTTCTATACTAAATTAGTTACTAAAAGCTAAGAAAACATACTTAATTGCTGCATATTGACTTTACTGTAACAAATACtgcaaaaaacttttaattaccAGCAAAGTCCATTTTGCCTTTTTATCGCAGcgttaaaaatattaaaatgacCCACCTCAATCCAAATGTATTGTTTACGTGAGCCGTCGTCGGATTCGTGTCGTGTCTTTTTGACCGATCCCCTGCGCCTCCTCCCTTCCAACCAAAGTATCTGCAATGCACACATGCCCGGCTAAATGGCTATGAGAAAtgtaaacatattcaagtgatTAATGCTTAACAATTTCGGCCCCATCGAGATGGGTTTTTGGAGAGGGTTTTCTTCATTCCAGGACGTTTCGCGTTTAGTATTTGCTCGTCCCTGGCTACGTAATTAAACTTGATTAATTGTCTAGTCAGCAACACAAAGGTAAAAATTTGCCCCCTGACCAATGATAACAAAACGGAAatggaaattaattaatatgaatattacgaaaaaagaaaaaagaggcTAACATAAGATAAGCACAAAGGATAACGGTAATACATAGGCAAAAGTCTCATATATCTCTTAAATAGAAAGTTTAGAATATCTTTGAAATTGACTGCGAGAAAAAAAGTTGCTTgcaaaagcaaacaatttATGTGGGCAATCGATCCGGAAGCAAAAGAAAGTCACTTCTTTATTATAAAGACTTTTTTCATGACCCTTATCTTTTACTAtacaaacaataataatacatttaaaattaatatgaaTTTGGCTAAGTATTTCTTCAACATTATTACAAAACCAATATCTTTTTCAGTATAAATGTTTTGTTAGTTCAATTGGTGAGAAAATTCTTAAAGATGAGATTAATTCAATCATTATTCAACATTCGTTTTATATTAAGTTCATATTGAGATAACtatatttttgaaatcaaTGAAATgaagatatatataaactatatCCAACTATGTGAATAGGTTTGTCCTATGCGAAGGACAAACTATAGATCTCTGCTCTTCAAGTTTATACCACTAATTAAAtcgcatatatacatacataccttcACATACAAATTAAATTCTTATACACTTATTACAAATATACAGATAAACAGGTGCAAACCCAaaccaaatgcaatttaaCTACTTATTTTTGCACCTTGGGCACAAAAAAAGGGTTTCATTTTGCTATAGCAAGcaaatgaaaccaaaaaaccaaaaatttcatgTGAGGGCGTTCGATGCTATCAACGATTCAGCTGCATGGCCAAGTATGGCAAGTTGTTAAGTGTTTTTGGGGCCAATTATTGTTCGAATTGAAAATACAAACATAAGGATATGAAATATAAAGTGCCAATTATTTTAACATAACAAATGATATTCATACTTTCTTAAGAAAAACTCCTTTTGATTTCACCAATTTAaccgaattagaagaaaaagtTACAGACTATATTTTAATAGTTAAGGGAGAAGATAGAATGAAAAATTGTAGGCACAATCGTCACAAATATcccattttattttagttttataacCAATTCAATGCCAATTAACTCTTTCTAGGCAACCGTTAGTATTTTCTATAAAAGAAAGGCTAAACAAGCTTTTTCgccataaaatatattttgaaaattcaattaagatAATTCTTAACAATTCATGGTTATAAATCTCCAAATTGTTAAGTGTGTTCCATAAACTGCGAAATCTTGAAGAGATCAACATTATGTTAACTATTCCAGATCCTTTAAGACATGTATTAAAATAAGTGTATCTAAAATTCATTGCTCATAAGTTAAGTTATCATTTACTTGGCAGTTTTTTTGACTTTACATAATTTTTGCCTTTgtctttttggcttttgtcTTTCCGTATATCCTTCCCAATCAATTGTGAGTTTAACATGTTCATTCATTTATggctgatttttttttgggtattttTTTCAGACCAATTTTATATACacatctatatatgtatatgtacatataaataattcaTTTCTATAGCCATAGGCTTTTCGCcttttttacttttctctctttgtgtgtgtttgtgtgtgtgtgaactTCCTTTGCAAACAAGCCACacctaaaataaaaaaaaacaacacgaAAAAATTAACAGCTTTATCAATCGCATAAAATGCCAACCTATGCCGCGGGGGCCAACAGCAAAGGAACTCaggaaccaaaaaaaaaaaacaacggagagaaaaaaatatttataaaaataaaaaggggaGCGTCTGTTTCTGATTTTGTGAGGCATGCAAAACGGAATATATAGgaaataaataatgaaaacaaagGGCGCATAAATAAGTATCTGAAGATcgttgccaaaaaaaattaaagcgGTACGAAAGTAGGTGGGAAACAAgtgaattgaaaattatttccAATTCGTTTGCTTTTCTCATTATAATTGAGGCGCAAAAGTTACTTTTTTGCCTCTGGTTGCTTGCATCTTTTTGATACCCTTTAAATTGATGGTTAGATGATGATGACTTGTTAATCACGAGATTGAAACGCATCATAAAGAAGCAAAAACCtaaattggaaattttaataattttaataaagttttaagcatatcaatgaaatttttaaaaaagagACGAAAGAATTTGTGTGTGATTTTATCTGCAATTTAAAACTAGAGTAAGATATTTTAAAGGAAAGAAAAGTTTTGCTAAAATAACTATTATTTTCATTAGAAGTGAACGTAAAATGTGTTATTCGTTCCACCATTGAAGATGTTCTTAGTTTGTGAACATATTTGTAGGGTATCACACGTTCTATACCCTCCAAATTATTGTCGCGCTTTGTCCCTTGTGTCTGTCCCTTTGAAGGCAGGCCACAGATTTAACTTACAGATTTTATTTGCTACTCTTTTTTGCTTTACAAGAAGGGTGAGACTCCTCGTTTCTGATAGTTGGACTAAGTTTGTGAAGTTTTGAAaagatatgtataattaaattaaaagaacACACTGGAAAACTATTAATTAAATCTGTTATAGACATTTAATCACGATCCCACAGAACTTGagaagaaaattattacgaATTATTGTTTAGAGATATTTATAGtattatacaaattatatttattaaagatgCAAATTCTAGTTGCCTTTTGCAGGGCATTAAAACTTCGTGGATCTTCGTTtgttgattttggtttttatattgCATTTCAAGTTAACATTTGGACTTTTTAATGAACTTGACTGGTTTGActcaattatttttttgctgCCCTTTTCGATTAAAGATATATCTACCTTATAGCataaacatttgtatgtattctTTGCTCATATATTGGTTACATAATAATTTGCCTGCTGATGGCAGGAACTGCTGCGAAATATGTATTTCTCTCATTTGGTATCAAAAGTTTTCCGTTGTTttgtgtttccttttttttgtgatatCTTCAAACAACAAAGCCGagaacaatttaatttaattttcctcTTTTGCCTAACGAAATGCAAATCAAATTTTCACTTCtttgtttacttattttcatttttggttttcatttgtttccccctttggtttattttgttttttatttttgctagAGTTAAGTGGAAAGGAAAAGGGATATGTATATCTAAATATAAGGAGAGGACTGCAGCCTTTTGATAAGCAGATTATATGCTTTTCAGCATTTTCAtccttttatttcttttgtagttgttgcttttgcttgtTTCGAGGAAAATGTTGAGGATTTTCATGGCGCTCGTGTTGGTTGTATTGTTGTATTGACATTGGGTGGCATATTGCTTTCAGTCGTAGTCGTAGTCGATTGATCTGCACATTGCTTTAAAAGAAATCctcaaatatttctttaaaattttccataaagaactgttttttttttgctttttatttttcttctttcttggGTCCACTTTGCCGTGGCTAGGAGCCATTTGTCTTGCTTTTTGTACGGAAGGACGCAAGGAGCATGTCAACCTCAAACAAACTGTCCCGCTGCCAAGTTTCACGTCAGGataattaagaaatttttcaGTTCCCATTTATGCCATGGGGATGAAGTGATTCCCACCCATTGCCAGTCCCAAGACATCTTTCCCCCCCTCCCCAACCACTCCATGGACGAACGGACGCTGCTTTCTTCCAGTTGGGTCTTGGTGGTGCGACTTTCGTAAtcgaaataaatgaaaattgattGAATTCCATTAGGCCAAGCAACGGACAAACCATCCAGTTTACCACCATCTTCCCACCCCCCTTGCGAAGCCTGCATTTCAAATTAGGCAAAAACTAATGAGCCATGCACATGGCCATCGACATTCAAGAACGGACATTGGACATTAAAAGAACGTTGCTTGTTTTACTTGTGGTTAAACTCAACTCAACTATCATTTGCCTCAAAGAATTATGGCTCTAACTTGACTGGCAGGACTCGTCCCTTCTCGTCCAGACATTGAGTCATAGACATGGACATCATGTGCTTCATTAGAGATAGATATGTAATAGACCTTTAAGTGAAAATGGAAGGGGTGTTCAAGTAAATACTTTGAATAAGGAACCCTCAACAATAGTTAAATGGATTTCAATCTTTTAAAACTTAACACATggcaaatatatttaatttgtatGATTAATGGTTAAATAATTAGTCTGTAagtcttttatatatattttgaaaggAGAACTAAAAGAATTTGTCAATACTTTTTATCTAAATATTTGTAAGATGTTTTTCTTGCCCATCGaatgaaatttaatacattttctatataaaactAAGCACTTAATTcgatatttaaatgttttgagCAAATGATCATTGAATAACTATATCAGTATTGAGATTGAATGATCAAATATTCTATTGACCAGCCCTTAACCCCTTGGACCATCAAGTGTCTTCAAATGTTGAATATATTTGCAAAGATTGGTTGTAtattttgcatactttttggtgAGTATATATGTAACTTAACTGACTCCATATTAAAATTGTAGATGGTTGGAAGCATGGCATGATTGTCAGTTAGTtcgtcagtcagtcagtcagtcagttaaaTCAGGGTAAGGCATGTGTGTGCCACATTCATCATAGTCAGAAGCATACAGTCAGGCCAACAGATTGTTGCAACATATTTTATGTGCGGATTGAGGGGTTACCTTATATCCCCCCCCTTCAACCTTATCCCGTCCATCTTTACTTCACAATTTTCCCGCTCCTTAAGTTGCGTGAagattttttcaatttttagcGAAAATTACATCATCACTTATGCTGAATGAGATTTTCGCCTTGGCCCTCACTGACTTTgtgaattattaaaaaatttctttGTCAACAAATCactttgtatgtgtgtgtgtgtgcgagtgcgagtgtttttttttggtaggtTTACTAAATAAGGTTGAGGGCAGCTTCATACACACACTGGCACATGCGATTTACATTAGCCTCTCTGGGAGGATAAAAACGACGCGggagaaaacgaaaaatttaaaaacgtCGCAAAGAAATTTGTTAACGTTGGAGGGTTGTTAGCCCGCCCCCTCCCGCACCACACTCCCCTGATGATGTATGATGGCAAAGGTAGAAAATCGTTTTCAAACATAATTTTGTTTGCCTGACACCTACACAACGGGCAAATAAATCTTTCAGCTTAAAGCtgagccaaacaaaaaaaaaaaaaacacccaaGTTAAAGCAAAAACTTAGAGCCCGAGGCCAGTCGTTGAcaaattcaataatttttttccattACAAAAGGACATTTTTTTGTGTGCGACCAAAATTGATTGACATCAGACGGAAAGGTAGGGATAGAGGGAGAGGCAGAGAGGGAGCGGAGAAGAAGCCACAGAGTTGGAGTTGATGAGAGGCGTGGATAAATATAATTTCATCAAAAagaagaatatatagaaactTGAACTTTGATGatgtttgtatacccttggaAAAGTTGATGTTTTAACAGATTAATCGATTATATAcagattttatatatacaacGAAATTTTGAATATGTCTATCACCTTTGGCAATCATTGATTACGAAAATTTCGTATTCAAACTAATGTGAGAAACATTTTTGGTCTAACTTGATTAGGTTCTTTTGGAGGTATTATATCAAATTTTGGTTCCCTTTGCTTTTCTTTCAAAAGTAAATCTTATCTTAAATTACCTTTTGGGTAGTCCTTCAACTTAGGTCAAAGTTCACTTATTGATCAACCATGACTTATTCAATTAGATAactttttcttaaatattttgtctTTACAAATACCATTGACTAACAATTATCACTTTTGAAACTTCTATTGACAAAGTTTAAGTATAAATATTGTTTGGGCCAAGTTTTAAGGGAAATCAATGTACTCGATTTGGCTGTAAGGGTATCTAAGACAAGCAACGAAATCGACACCTGCCTTGGAAGCCggaaaataatcaaaataaaatatggatTTTTTCCATGTATTTTTGCTTTGTTCCATTATTTTTGCCCAAAGCAGCGAAATCCATCCATCCTGTCTCTATCcctctgcgtgtgtgtgtgtgtgttggtggcgtgtgtgtgtatatgaatCTGCAATTTGTCTTGTGTGTGTAGTTGGTAAGCCTCTCAGCAAACAAACAGGCGGAAGTTCTACTCCACCAAAAGATGCGAGCGTTAATACTTGAAAATTTGCGCTAAGACTTAGCCCAAAAGTAGAAGATAAGCGGAAGGGGCTCCAACCCACCCAACCAACCATTCCACCACCCATCTACTCAACCACTGTAAGATAATTCAAAGAAAGCCGCTTTTCGGCATAACAATGGGGGGTCTTCAGGTGTGTCTGTGTATCCTGTGTCGAAGTACAAAGATAACTAGGCGAAAAGGAAGGAAGAGCTGTAGAAAAGGCTttaagaaatggaaatgagaTTCTTGGAATTTGCTTTTACCATATGCTTTTTACCCCTTTGCCATTATTCTTCACTCCATTTGCTAGACCACAAGCATCACAACCATACCAATCCAATTCAACACAAAAACCCCAAAAGTATCGATATCCTTGCGTTCTTAAGCCAGTCAGTTGGCCAGTGGTCAGTCCAATAGCTGCCAATGACACTGCCAGTGGCATTTCCGACTCAACACGGATAAACTTCAAAACTGACCGCCCACCATTCAAgtggtttttggtttcttcACCACAGAAAACCGGCTTCTCCCCTCCCCACCCTCCGCCCACTACTCAAAGCTCTGACGCCACTCAGTGTcatggtctctctctctctttctatatcCCCTCTGTTTTGTCGTTACGTATAATAATCTTGATTTTGTGGTCAATTGAATTCTTAACTTCTTGAAAAGCTCAACACActgagacacacacacacacacagctaaAAAGATATCTTGAGGGCGTGGATGACACAGCAAAGGAGCTCCTTTCAGTCCAGTCTGGCTCCTTGGCATGGCTTcttgatgacgacgatgatggtAAACGACGCCAATTGCCAATACATGGAGAGCTAAAGAAAATGACTGACCAGAAAAACGATTTTTCTGttgcctacttattggccatTGATTCTCAAAAATTGGCCTAAACAAGGCTACATCAACTCAACTGAGAATTAGCCAATTTTATGCGTTATGATCCTTATGATTGGCCCTTACCATGTGATTTCTGTGTTTTGGCTCTACTCCACTCTTTAGATTACAATTTAAGCCGCTCATGCGAATCAAATGTGAATGCCCCTTTCACCCCCAACCCTGAGCCCTCTCCTTGTATTTTCTTTATGGCtaattaaaactttttccCATTTTCGCCTACAAAATTTAGTAGTTGTTTGTTATTGGGTTTTTGCCTGCCTGCCAGAGAATTTATTGCTAGTCAATAATACAATTTTTCCTTGGCTTTCCGGCAGATATGTGTACTTCGTGTTTGTTGGCAAACTATTTCTAGAATAGTTTTCcctataagtgtgtgtgtgtgtgtgtgtgagtgttagTGGCGGCATGTGGCACGTCCTCTGTTTGTGTTCCACAGTTCAGTTCACACTCGAATGTGCAACATTATTGAAATTGAAGCGAGTAaactgtatgtatgtgtgtgtgtgtgtgttcgtgtgtgtggGAATAATTTTGCGCAAATTTTGCTGTTTCATTTGGTTTATAGTTTTTGGTGGATAAGTTTGTTGGCAAATTATTTTTACTTGTAGAATGTTTTCAAGTGCAATTATTTGTAGTTTAATCGAAAAACGGCAACATTTTTGTGTGTCTAGTCAAGTTTTTTGCCAATTCCACAATTCAAGTACTTTAAATTACATTTGAAATGGATGATTTTTGGtaacaaatttaaatgaagaacAAGAAATTCTTTACGTTAGTTTAATTGAGAATTATTTGcttaaaatcaaagtaaattTATCTATAATCTAGTAATATTTTTGCTATGATAACATCATCAATTCTGATGTATTTACAATTTCAAtcatatttcaatttgaaaaacaTTCTGTTTGCCATCATGTCCTGTCATTGTGTCCCTGTGCTCTCTGTGCCCCAACCGCAGCACTCAATTAGCAGCCACATCGACCATGGCCAGTTTTGGTTAAttgaaagcaaacaaaaacgcAGCGGAAATGTTAGTCAAACACGCTAAATGCGAACAACATTGAATAAACTATGGCTACACAACCcctaaaaattatttatgttgCCACATATATTGACCATTCATTTTGGGCTTTTAACGCCAAATTGGTGTGGATGGGGAAAAAGA is a window encoding:
- the LOC6647258 gene encoding organic cation transporter-like protein, with protein sequence MAIDVDFDVILAKCGDNKRYQYLLLALYGYIMFVTSRHYFSQNVIGFMPDHWCHHEHLENRSFAEIEAIYAKYENPSCTRLDWIDGNEAMNATVSSQRCDRWIYNYDYGFRSINAEFNWVCDAALKGRVGQSLFFVGSMFGTFIFGLLGDRIGRIKTLILANWCGFLGDFATIFAQDLTAYSVSRFISGLAAEANSYLMYILVLEYISPSLRNIGLNTVLGIFYCLGLISASWQARFVGDWRGYMMWTAFPSLLVTSFYFLIQESAQWLITRNDIDGAISRLQRVAKFNKRQVSQTDFDDFRKHCSKSSESTKSKEVAHKLPGLLDALKTPRLRKTVIEVLILFMIITVCYNTMARNVEGVGISPFIMFTLNALTLPPSGLMQAQLQERFGRKFTLVSSVLVTGLFVAAYGIVLTIWKQPSITLLVSLMLTSRFGISVATGATMQFCTELIPTCVRSQVLAVGTIAGAAASFLSPYIQYLDTYSKAGPAIILFLLFIVCTWLCLRLPETSNKKLPISLADGEQFGVGERLFDFLRRKRGSEVDKIDASGETQEKLMPE